A part of Pseudoliparis swirei isolate HS2019 ecotype Mariana Trench chromosome 8, NWPU_hadal_v1, whole genome shotgun sequence genomic DNA contains:
- the fitm1l gene encoding fat storage-inducing transmembrane protein 1 — translation MFLNTMLVVLTDLAAGLLGSTAFRKHFHLLLSAVVMFGPALSFWVSQHSVFAKRSHFLYRMFLRSGWGWTCVFVGSFVFLLSFSVRRSLSLSVRHLSRLVAAGGLWLGFCKLLDLLENATGSCYEPLPGGPEVAGGQPLLVLREGESKSVCLRAGMLWRGYEVSEDVFLLCLCCLLLAEEAAVFGPYLSLGGTSGAPLRILFLFCVLLLWLWLFLLLCLLAYFPQFPTQLLGGALGCLSWRGLYQGWYCQGPSWHCPGRPGLGLLNTKTGSTGAEEDQQSLND, via the exons ATGTTCCTCAACACGATGCTGGTGGTCCTGACGGACCTGGCGGCCGGGCTCCTGGGTAGCACCGCCTTCCGGAAGCACTTCCACCTGTTGCTGTCAGCGGTGGTGATGTTCGGCCCGGCACTGAGCTTCTGGGTCTCCCAGCACAGCGTCTTTGCCAAGAGAAGCCActtcctctacag gATGTTCCTTCGCTCCGGTTGGGGCTGGACCTGCGTCTTCGTGGGCtccttcgtcttcctcctctccttctccgtgcgtcgctccctctctctctccgtccgccACCTCTCCCGTCTCGTGGCGGCCGGCGGGCTGTGGCTCGGCTTCTGTAAACTCCTGGACCTCCTGGAGAACGCCACCGGCAGCTGCTACGAGCCTCTGCCCGGCGGGCCGGAGGTCGCCGGCGGGCAGCCTCTGCTGGTGCTGCGAGAAGGGGAGAGCAAGTCCGTGTGCCTCAGGGCCGGGATGCTGTGGAGGGGGTACGAGGTCTCAGAagacgtcttcctcctctgtctgtGCTGCCTGCTGCTGGCGGAGGAAGCCGCCGTGTTCGGCCCGTATCTGAGCCTGGGGGGGACCTCGGGGGCCCCTCTGAGGATCCTCTTCCTGTTCTGTGTTCTCCTGCTCTGGCTCTGGCTCTTCCTGCTGCTCTGTCTCTTGGCTTACTTCCCTCAGTTCCCCACTCAGCTACTAGGGGGCGCTCTGGGGTGCCTGAGCTGGAGGGGACTGTACCAGGGCTGGTATTGCCAGGGGCCCAGCTGGCATTGCCCCGGGAGGCCCGGACTGGGACTGCTCAACACCAAGACCGGCAGTACTGGAGCAGAGGAGGACCAACAGAGCCTCAATGACTGA
- the trnau1apb gene encoding tRNA selenocysteine 1-associated protein 1-like, which produces MFNRQTSLWMGDLDPYMDEAFIKQAFSAMGESPFGVKIITHRITGGSAGYCFVELADEASVDRCVQRLNGKLVPGSNPPRKFKLNYATYGKRPEAGPEYSVFVGDLASEVDDFQLHQVFKKYLSCKGAKVVTDQYGYSRGYGFVKFGEEGEQKKAIEECQGTMLGGKPLRLSIAVAKSQKMSNYHGGQNYHSNYNQPPSSYYGNQGNGGQAGYYPQWGGYDQYGGYGGGYNYGPYGYPPPGHAPPPPPPMGMPPADTTGAAEPSHDEGGDAAEDNSEEPFPECDVEQWNKDFMQRSEELYDAMMSSRWEPLDSVNSPVPALS; this is translated from the exons ATGTTTAACCGACAGACGAGCCTGTGGATGGGTGAC TTGGACCCGTACATGGATGAGGCCTTCATCAAACAGGCCTTCAGTGCCATGGGAGAGTCGCCGTTTGGGGTCAAGATCATCACTCACAGGATAACAGG TGGTTCGGCCGGGTACTGCTTTGTGGAGCTGGCCGATGAAGCCAGCGTCGACCGCTGCGTCCAAAGGCTGAACGGGAAACTGGTTCCTGGCTCAAACCCG CCCCGGAAGTTTAAGCTAAACTATGCCACCTATGGAAAAAGGCCAGAGGCGGG GCCGGAGTACTCTGTGTTTGTGGGGGACTTGGCCTCCGAGGTGGACGACTTCCAACTGCACCAAGTGTTCAAGAAGTACCTCTCCTGCAAGGGGGCCAAAGTCGTCACGGACCAGTACGGATACTCCAG AGGCTACGGCTTCGTCAAGTTCGGGGAGGAGGGCGAGCAGAAGAAGGCCATCGAGGAGTGCCAGGGCACCATGCTGGGGGGCAAGCCGCTCCGGCTGAGCATCGCCGTGGCCAAGAG CCAGAAGATGAGCAACTACCACGGGGGCCAGAATTACCATAGCAACTACAACCAGCCCCCGTCCAGTTACTACGGCAACCAGGGCAACGGGGGCCAGGCGGGCTACTACCCCCAGTGGGGCGGCTACGACCAGTACGGCGGCTACGGCGGCGGCTACAACTACGGGCCCTATGGGTACCCGCCGCCGGGccacgcgccgccgccgccgccccccatGGGGATGCCGCCCGCCGACACGACGGGAGCTGCGGAG CCGAGTCACGACGAGGGCGGAGACGCAGCCGAGGATAATTCAGAAG AGCCCTTCCCCGAGTGTGACGTGGAGCAGTGGAACAAAGACTTCATGCAGCGGAGTGAGGAGCTCTACGACGCCATGATGAGCTCCCGCTGGGAACCCCTGGACTCGGTCAACTCCCCCGTCCCCGCCCTCTCCTGA
- the ankrd45 gene encoding ankyrin repeat domain-containing protein 45, whose product MTSTQREVFTRVLSGDLEGLTELLDRDAVAGGSPQTDPCGVTDEMGRNALMTACMLGRSAIARVLVDHGASVNEQTVRGYSSLHLAACWGHLDTVRVLLELGADPLSQTFTGQRPVDLAMKYCKTDCVDCLLLAEAKQDLASYVDLVRDLVSDPEKSLTKEEKIICTNACSSKTNWIETVGGPAASDFTAQRRHMEDAVRPVLDRLSARGLLPEQQPPAPLMNGPQ is encoded by the exons ATGACGTCCACACAAAGAGAAGTCTTTACGCGAGTGCTATCTGGGGACCTGGAGGGACTGACGGAGCTGCTCGACCGCGACGCTGTCGCCGGGGGGTCGCCGCAAACGGACCCGTGCGGAGTGACGGACGAGATGGGGAGAAACGCGCTGATGACCGCCTGCATGCTGGGGAGGAGCGCCATCGCCCGAGTGCTGGTGGACCACGGGGCCTCGGTCAACGAGCAAACCGTCAGGG GTTACTCCTCGCTGCACCTCGCCGCCTGCTGGGGCCACCTGGACACCGTGAGGGTCCTGCTGGAGCTGGGGGCGGACCCGCTGAGCCAGACCTTCACAGGGCAGCGGCCCGTGGACCTGGCCATGAAGTACTGCAAGACGGACTGtgtggactgtctcctcctggccg AGGCTAAACAGGACCTGGCTTCATATGTGGACCTCGTCCGGGACCTGGTCTCTGACCCAGAGAAGAGCCTCacgaaggaggagaag ATCATCTGCACTAATGCGTGCTCCTCCAAGACGAACTGGATCGAGACGGTCGGAGGCCCGGCGGCCTCAGACTTCACGgcccagaggagacacatggaggacGCTGTCCGGCCGGTTCTGGACCGGCTGTCCGCTCGGG GACTCCTCCCGGAGCAGCAACCCCCCGCCCCCTTGATGAACGGCCCGCAGTGA
- the bpnt2 gene encoding inositol monophosphatase 3 isoform X1 encodes MAPMGVRLSPLGVAVFCLLGVGVIYHLYAGVISSRWAAFRQGSRVDLRDLLAVSVEAAVLGGTEVKKVRDENGLKEKSKGKTREGVDELLTMGDLQSHRKMFNLISNTFPDVTVNSEEHDNTVDKAASWSRDIPADILDKIDGGKDVPAESVTVWIDPLDATQEYTENLVKYVTTMVCVAVDGKPVIGVIHQPFTDFTAWAFVGQGSNMSPRASYSDSPPKAIVSRSHSGKVKGFVQDAFGNGTTIIEAGGAGYKVLSLLAMPSSDTGSMDQADVYIHVTFIKKWDICAGAALLNALGGQMTTLKGEAIDYSGAPLNKGGLVASVGVDHAALLQRLPLLDPEKH; translated from the exons ATGGCTCCCATGGGTGTCCGACTGTCACCGCTCGGCGTGGCGGTGTTCTGCCTCCTTGGAGTCGGCGTCATCTACCACCTGTACGCCGGGGTCATCTCCAGCCGCTGGGCCGCTTTCag ACAGGGCAGCAGGGTGGATCTGAGGGACCTGCTGGCGGTCTCGGTGGAGGCCGCGGTGCTCGGAGGCACAGAG GTGAAGAAGGTGCGCGATGAAAACGGCCTGAAGGAGAAGTCGAAGGGCAAGACGCGGGAGGGCGTCGATGAGCTCCTGACCATGGGCGACCTGCAGTCCCACAGGAAGATGTTTAACCTCATCAGCAACACCTTCCCCGACGTCACG GTGAACAGCGAGGAGCACGACAACACGGTGGACAAGGCCGCGTCCTGGAGCCGGGACATCCCCGCCGACATCCTGGACAAGATCGACGGGGGCAAGGACGTCCCCGCCGAGAGCGTCACCGTGTGGATCGACCCTCTGGACGCCACGCAGGAGTACACGG agaaTCTGGTGAAGTATGTGACCACGATGGTGTGTGTGGCCGTAGACGGTAAACCAGTCATCGGGGTCATACACCAGCCGTTCACTGACTTCACTg cctggGCGTTTGTCGGCCAGGGGTCCAACATGAGTCCCCGGGCGTCCTACAGCGACAGCCCCCCCAAGGCCATCGTCTCGCGGTCCCACTCCGGGAAAGTTAAAGGCTTTGTTCAGGACGCCTTTGGAAACGGCACCACCATCATCGAGGCCGGGGGAGCAG gatatAAAGTCCTGTCCCTCTTGGCGATGCCTTCGAGTGACACCGGCTCCATGGACCAGGCGGACGTTTACATCCACGTCACCTTTATTAAGAAATGGGACATCTGCGCCGGTGCTGCATTACTCAACGCTCTGG GGGGCCAAATGACGACGCTGAAGGGCGAGGCCATCGACTACAGCGGAGCGCCGCTCAACAAGGGCGGCCTGGTGGCCAGCGTGGGCGTGGACCACGCCGCCTTACTGCAGCGGCTGCCCCTCCTGGACCCTGAGAAGCACTGA
- the bpnt2 gene encoding inositol monophosphatase 3 isoform X3: MAPMGVRLSPLGVAVFCLLGVGVIYHLYAGVISSRWAAFRQGSRVDLRDLLAVSVEAAVLGGTEVKKVRDENGLKEKSKGKTREGVDELLTMGDLQSHRKMFNLISNTFPDVTVNSEEHDNTVDKAASWSRDIPADILDKIDGGKDVPAESVTVWIDPLDATQEYTENLVKYVTTMVCVAVDGKPVIGVIHQPFTDFTAWAFVGQGSNMSPRASYSDSPPKAIVSRSHSGKVKGFVQDAFGNGTTIIEAGGAGYKVLSLLAMPSSDTGSMDQADVYIHVTFIKKWDICAGAALLNALGVWMSES, translated from the exons ATGGCTCCCATGGGTGTCCGACTGTCACCGCTCGGCGTGGCGGTGTTCTGCCTCCTTGGAGTCGGCGTCATCTACCACCTGTACGCCGGGGTCATCTCCAGCCGCTGGGCCGCTTTCag ACAGGGCAGCAGGGTGGATCTGAGGGACCTGCTGGCGGTCTCGGTGGAGGCCGCGGTGCTCGGAGGCACAGAG GTGAAGAAGGTGCGCGATGAAAACGGCCTGAAGGAGAAGTCGAAGGGCAAGACGCGGGAGGGCGTCGATGAGCTCCTGACCATGGGCGACCTGCAGTCCCACAGGAAGATGTTTAACCTCATCAGCAACACCTTCCCCGACGTCACG GTGAACAGCGAGGAGCACGACAACACGGTGGACAAGGCCGCGTCCTGGAGCCGGGACATCCCCGCCGACATCCTGGACAAGATCGACGGGGGCAAGGACGTCCCCGCCGAGAGCGTCACCGTGTGGATCGACCCTCTGGACGCCACGCAGGAGTACACGG agaaTCTGGTGAAGTATGTGACCACGATGGTGTGTGTGGCCGTAGACGGTAAACCAGTCATCGGGGTCATACACCAGCCGTTCACTGACTTCACTg cctggGCGTTTGTCGGCCAGGGGTCCAACATGAGTCCCCGGGCGTCCTACAGCGACAGCCCCCCCAAGGCCATCGTCTCGCGGTCCCACTCCGGGAAAGTTAAAGGCTTTGTTCAGGACGCCTTTGGAAACGGCACCACCATCATCGAGGCCGGGGGAGCAG gatatAAAGTCCTGTCCCTCTTGGCGATGCCTTCGAGTGACACCGGCTCCATGGACCAGGCGGACGTTTACATCCACGTCACCTTTATTAAGAAATGGGACATCTGCGCCGGTGCTGCATTACTCAACGCTCTGG GTGTTTGGATGTCTGAGTCCTGA
- the bpnt2 gene encoding inositol monophosphatase 3 isoform X2 yields MAPMGVRLSPLGVAVFCLLGVGVIYHLYAGVISSRWAAFRQGSRVDLRDLLAVSVEAAVLGGTEVKKVRDENGLKEKSKGKTREGVDELLTMGDLQSHRKMFNLISNTFPDVTVNSEEHDNTVDKAASWSRDIPADILDKIDGGKDVPAESVTVWIDPLDATQEYTENLVKYVTTMVCVAVDGKPVIGVIHQPFTDFTAWAFVGQGSNMSPRASYSDSPPKAIVSRSHSGKVKGFVQDAFGNGTTIIEAGGAGYKVLSLLAMPSSDTGSMDQADVYIHVTFIKKWDICAGAALLNALGSYLNILFRVLQLIQNMTINLFWWAGVWMSES; encoded by the exons ATGGCTCCCATGGGTGTCCGACTGTCACCGCTCGGCGTGGCGGTGTTCTGCCTCCTTGGAGTCGGCGTCATCTACCACCTGTACGCCGGGGTCATCTCCAGCCGCTGGGCCGCTTTCag ACAGGGCAGCAGGGTGGATCTGAGGGACCTGCTGGCGGTCTCGGTGGAGGCCGCGGTGCTCGGAGGCACAGAG GTGAAGAAGGTGCGCGATGAAAACGGCCTGAAGGAGAAGTCGAAGGGCAAGACGCGGGAGGGCGTCGATGAGCTCCTGACCATGGGCGACCTGCAGTCCCACAGGAAGATGTTTAACCTCATCAGCAACACCTTCCCCGACGTCACG GTGAACAGCGAGGAGCACGACAACACGGTGGACAAGGCCGCGTCCTGGAGCCGGGACATCCCCGCCGACATCCTGGACAAGATCGACGGGGGCAAGGACGTCCCCGCCGAGAGCGTCACCGTGTGGATCGACCCTCTGGACGCCACGCAGGAGTACACGG agaaTCTGGTGAAGTATGTGACCACGATGGTGTGTGTGGCCGTAGACGGTAAACCAGTCATCGGGGTCATACACCAGCCGTTCACTGACTTCACTg cctggGCGTTTGTCGGCCAGGGGTCCAACATGAGTCCCCGGGCGTCCTACAGCGACAGCCCCCCCAAGGCCATCGTCTCGCGGTCCCACTCCGGGAAAGTTAAAGGCTTTGTTCAGGACGCCTTTGGAAACGGCACCACCATCATCGAGGCCGGGGGAGCAG gatatAAAGTCCTGTCCCTCTTGGCGATGCCTTCGAGTGACACCGGCTCCATGGACCAGGCGGACGTTTACATCCACGTCACCTTTATTAAGAAATGGGACATCTGCGCCGGTGCTGCATTACTCAACGCTCTGGGtagttatttaaacattttatttagagtTCTCCAGCTGAtacaaaatatgacaataaaCCTTTTTTGGTGGGCAGGTGTTTGGATGTCTGAGTCCTGA